The following proteins are co-located in the Streptomyces sp. NBC_01198 genome:
- a CDS encoding PaaI family thioesterase: protein MGEQTVTQFPQEILEQYAGLGIDLQALFSAGHLGERMGIRILEASPDKVVGTMPVEGNTQPYGLLHGGASAVLAETLGSVGAMLHGGPSKIAVGVDLNATHHRGMSSGLVTGTASPVHRGRSSATYEVVIMDDASGKRVCTARLTCMLRPAAPAATA from the coding sequence ATGGGCGAGCAGACCGTCACCCAGTTCCCGCAGGAGATCCTGGAGCAGTACGCCGGGCTCGGCATCGACCTGCAGGCGCTCTTCTCCGCCGGGCACCTCGGTGAGCGGATGGGCATCCGCATCCTGGAGGCCTCGCCGGACAAGGTGGTCGGCACGATGCCCGTCGAGGGCAACACCCAGCCGTACGGCCTGCTGCACGGCGGCGCCTCGGCCGTCCTGGCCGAGACCCTGGGCTCGGTCGGCGCGATGCTGCACGGCGGCCCCAGCAAGATCGCGGTCGGCGTCGACCTCAACGCCACCCACCACCGCGGCATGAGCTCCGGCCTGGTGACCGGCACCGCGAGCCCGGTGCACCGCGGCCGCTCCTCGGCCACCTACGAGGTCGTGATCATGGACGACGCCTCCGGCAAGCGCGTCTGCACCGCCCGCCTCACCTGCATGCTCCGCCCCGCCGCCCCGGCGGCGACCGCCTGA
- a CDS encoding ANTAR domain-containing response regulator, translating into MTTRVVIAEDEALIRLDLKEMLEEEGYSVVGEAGDGETAVKLAEEHRPDLVILDVKMPVLDGISAAERIAGEKLAPVLMLTAFSQRELVERARDAGAMAYLVKPFSKSDLVPAIEMAVSRFQELRALEGEIADLSLRLETRKLVDRAKSVLQTKYGLSEPAAFRWIQKTSMDRRMSMQAVAQAVIEEVTDK; encoded by the coding sequence CTGACCACGCGGGTGGTCATCGCCGAGGACGAGGCGCTGATCCGGCTGGATCTGAAGGAGATGCTGGAGGAGGAGGGGTACTCCGTCGTCGGTGAGGCCGGGGACGGGGAGACAGCGGTCAAGCTCGCCGAGGAGCACCGGCCCGACCTGGTGATCCTGGACGTGAAGATGCCGGTGCTCGACGGGATCTCGGCGGCCGAGCGCATCGCGGGCGAGAAGCTGGCGCCGGTGCTGATGCTGACCGCGTTCTCACAGCGGGAACTGGTGGAGCGGGCCAGGGACGCCGGGGCGATGGCGTATCTGGTGAAGCCGTTCAGCAAGAGCGACCTGGTGCCGGCGATCGAGATGGCGGTCAGCCGGTTCCAGGAGTTGCGGGCGCTGGAGGGGGAGATCGCGGATCTGTCGCTGCGGCTGGAGACCCGCAAGCTGGTGGACCGGGCCAAGAGCGTGCTGCAGACGAAGTACGGGCTGAGCGAGCCGGCGGCTTTCCGGTGGATCCAGAAGACGTCGATGGACCGGCGGATGTCGATGCAGGCGGTGGCGCAGGCCGTGATCGAAGAGGTCACCGACAAGTAG
- the polA gene encoding DNA polymerase I: MAKNASKTTNDRPRLMLLDGHSLAYRAFYALPVENFSTATGQPTNAIYGFTSMLSNTLRDEAPTHLAVAFDVSRKTWRFDEYPEYKATRSKTPDEFRSQVELIGELLDAMGVNRFAVDGYEADDIIATLATQAEELGYDVLIVTGDRDAFQLVSDHVTVLYPTKGVSELTRYTPAKVEERYGLTPQQYPDFAALRGDPSDNLPGIPGVGEKTAAKWITQFGSFAELVERVDEVKGKAGENLRAHLDAVKLNRRLTEMVRDVQLPLTPEGLARVPYDRQTLVGVLDVLEFHNANLRERLFAADPGAELEEVEVAAGVAVDGTVLAAGDLPGWLAARSAGPLGLASVDAWGLGAGSVTQVALASAEDAAWFDPAQLDEADEQAFVGWLADPQRPKVLHNAKNVARVFAEHGWSVAGVSMDTALAAYLIKPGRRSFALDVLSVEYLGRELAPVDSGSGQLAFGEESEEEDEGAAAAGALMVQARTVLDLGEVFGERLPEVGATELLHDVELPTSALLARMERAGIAADRAHLEGLEEQFAAAVQHAVGEAHASVGHEFNLGSPKQLQEVLFGELALAKTKKTKTGYTTDADALAWLAAQTDHELPVIMLRHREQAKLRVTVEGLVKTIAPDGRIHTSFSQTVAATGRLSSTDPNLQNVPIRTDEGRAIRRGFVVGEGYESLLTADYSQIELRVMAHLSEDEGLIAAFTTGEDLHTTVGSQVFAVGRDAVDPEMRRKIKAMSYGLAYGLSAFGLSQQLGIEAAEARALMETYFERFGGVRDYLHRVVEEARGTGYTQTLLGRRRYLPDLNSDNRQRRETAERMALNAPIQGSAADIVKIAMLRVDEALTAEQLSSRMLLQVHDEIVLEVAPGEREKVEELVRREMAGAYPLRAPLDVSVGVGPDWESAAH, translated from the coding sequence GTGGCAAAGAACGCATCGAAGACGACGAACGACCGCCCCCGCCTGATGCTGCTTGACGGGCACTCGCTGGCGTACCGGGCGTTCTACGCGCTGCCCGTGGAGAACTTCAGCACTGCCACGGGCCAGCCGACGAACGCGATCTACGGTTTCACGTCCATGCTGTCGAACACGCTGCGTGACGAGGCGCCGACGCATCTGGCGGTCGCCTTCGACGTGTCGCGCAAGACGTGGCGCTTCGACGAGTATCCGGAGTACAAGGCGACCCGCTCCAAGACCCCCGACGAGTTCCGCAGCCAGGTGGAGCTCATCGGCGAGCTGCTGGACGCGATGGGGGTCAACCGCTTCGCGGTCGACGGGTACGAGGCGGACGACATCATCGCCACCCTGGCCACCCAGGCCGAGGAGCTGGGGTACGACGTGCTGATCGTGACCGGCGACCGGGATGCGTTCCAGCTGGTCAGCGACCATGTCACCGTGCTCTACCCGACCAAGGGCGTTTCGGAGCTGACCCGCTACACCCCGGCGAAGGTCGAGGAGCGGTACGGACTGACCCCGCAGCAGTATCCGGACTTCGCGGCGCTGCGCGGCGACCCCTCGGACAACCTGCCGGGCATTCCCGGCGTGGGGGAGAAGACGGCGGCCAAGTGGATCACCCAGTTCGGGTCGTTCGCCGAGCTGGTCGAGCGGGTCGACGAGGTGAAGGGCAAGGCGGGTGAGAATCTGCGGGCCCACCTGGACGCCGTCAAGCTCAACCGGCGGCTGACCGAGATGGTGCGGGACGTCCAGCTGCCGCTGACCCCCGAGGGCCTGGCGCGGGTGCCGTACGACCGGCAGACGCTGGTCGGGGTGCTCGACGTGCTGGAGTTCCACAACGCGAATCTGCGGGAGCGGCTGTTCGCCGCCGATCCCGGCGCAGAGCTGGAGGAGGTGGAGGTCGCCGCGGGCGTCGCCGTCGACGGCACCGTGCTGGCCGCCGGTGACCTGCCCGGGTGGCTGGCCGCGCGCAGCGCCGGGCCGCTCGGCCTGGCCAGCGTGGACGCCTGGGGGCTGGGCGCCGGGAGTGTCACCCAGGTCGCGCTGGCGTCCGCGGAGGACGCCGCGTGGTTCGACCCGGCGCAGCTGGACGAGGCCGACGAGCAGGCCTTCGTCGGCTGGCTCGCCGACCCGCAGCGCCCCAAGGTGCTGCACAACGCGAAGAACGTCGCCCGGGTCTTCGCCGAGCACGGCTGGTCGGTGGCCGGGGTGTCGATGGACACCGCGCTGGCCGCGTATCTGATCAAGCCCGGCCGCCGCTCCTTCGCGCTCGACGTGCTGTCGGTGGAGTATCTGGGCCGCGAGCTGGCACCGGTGGACTCCGGCAGCGGGCAGCTGGCCTTCGGCGAGGAGAGCGAGGAGGAGGACGAGGGCGCGGCCGCGGCGGGTGCGCTGATGGTCCAGGCGCGTACGGTCCTCGACCTCGGCGAGGTCTTCGGCGAGCGGCTGCCCGAGGTCGGCGCGACCGAGCTGCTGCACGACGTGGAGCTGCCGACGTCGGCGCTGCTGGCCCGGATGGAGCGCGCCGGGATCGCGGCGGACCGCGCTCATCTGGAGGGACTGGAGGAGCAGTTCGCCGCCGCGGTGCAGCATGCGGTGGGCGAGGCGCACGCCTCGGTGGGGCACGAGTTCAACCTGGGCTCGCCCAAGCAGCTCCAGGAGGTGCTGTTCGGCGAGCTGGCGCTGGCCAAGACCAAGAAGACCAAGACCGGTTACACCACGGACGCCGACGCGCTGGCGTGGCTGGCCGCGCAGACCGACCACGAGCTGCCGGTGATCATGCTGCGGCACCGGGAGCAGGCCAAGCTGCGGGTCACGGTGGAGGGCCTGGTCAAGACGATCGCCCCGGACGGGCGGATCCACACCAGCTTCAGCCAGACCGTGGCGGCGACCGGGCGGCTGTCGTCCACCGACCCGAATCTGCAGAACGTGCCGATCCGCACCGACGAGGGCCGGGCGATCCGGCGCGGCTTCGTCGTCGGCGAGGGGTACGAATCGCTGCTGACCGCCGACTACAGCCAGATCGAACTGCGGGTGATGGCCCATCTGTCCGAGGACGAGGGCCTGATCGCCGCGTTCACCACCGGCGAGGACCTGCACACGACGGTCGGCTCGCAGGTCTTCGCGGTCGGCAGGGACGCGGTCGACCCGGAGATGCGCCGCAAGATCAAGGCGATGTCCTACGGTCTGGCGTACGGCCTGTCGGCGTTCGGGCTCTCCCAGCAGCTGGGGATCGAGGCCGCCGAGGCGCGGGCGCTGATGGAGACGTACTTCGAGCGGTTCGGCGGGGTGCGGGACTATCTGCACCGGGTGGTGGAGGAGGCCCGCGGCACCGGTTACACGCAGACGCTGCTGGGCCGCCGCCGCTATCTGCCCGACCTCAACAGCGACAACCGGCAGCGCCGGGAGACGGCCGAGCGGATGGCGCTGAACGCCCCGATCCAGGGCTCGGCGGCCGACATCGTGAAGATCGCCATGCTGCGGGTGGAC
- a CDS encoding FdhF/YdeP family oxidoreductase translates to MARKPPAGDPVQDAPRVGVPKQAAAGLPAIGHTVKAAGAQMGARRSALTLLKVNQKNGFDCPGCAWPEPEHRHTFEFCENGAKAVAEEATLRRVTPDFFAQHPVADLAGRSGYWLGQQGRITQPMYLAEGAERYEAVPWERAFELVADELQALDSPDEAVFYTSGRTSNEAAFLFQLFAREFGTNNLPDCSNMCHESSGSALIQTLGVGKGSVLLDDLYQAELIIVAGQNPGTNHPRMLSALEKAKRGGATIVTVNPLPEAGLERFRNPQNAAGLVGAGTVLTDLFLPVRLGGDQALFRALGRLLIEAGAVDREFIAEHTHGFADYEAAALATDWTEVLRATGLDRAEIDKLFALARDAKSIVVCWAMGLTQHKHAVPTIREVVNFLLLGGNVGRPGAGVCPVRGHSNVQGDRTMGIFERPAPAFLDALSKEFGFEPPRQHGFDVVRAIRALRDGDAKVFFAMGGNFVAASPDTAVTEAAMRRARLTVHVSTKLNRSHVVTGARALILPTLGRTEKDRQAGGEQFVSVEDSMGMVHASHGGLAPASPHLLSEPAIVSRLARAVFGDRSNVPWADFEADYDLIRDRVSRVVPGFDDFNAKVRRPGGFTLPHAPRDSRTFPTATGKANFTAAPLEYPEVPEGRLLLQTLRSHDQYNTTIYGLDDRYRGIKGGRRAVLVHPDDAAAAGLADGELADLVSEWTDGSERRADGFRVVHYPTPRGCAAAYYPETNVLVPLDHTADTSNTPASKSVVIRLERPDPARG, encoded by the coding sequence ATGGCAAGGAAGCCGCCCGCAGGGGACCCCGTCCAGGACGCGCCGCGGGTCGGTGTGCCGAAGCAGGCTGCCGCCGGGCTGCCGGCGATCGGGCACACCGTCAAGGCGGCCGGGGCGCAGATGGGCGCCAGACGCTCGGCGCTGACACTGCTCAAGGTCAACCAGAAGAACGGGTTCGACTGCCCCGGGTGCGCGTGGCCGGAGCCGGAGCACCGGCACACCTTCGAGTTCTGCGAGAACGGCGCCAAGGCCGTCGCCGAGGAGGCGACCCTGCGCCGGGTCACCCCGGACTTCTTCGCCCAGCACCCCGTCGCCGACCTGGCCGGCCGCAGCGGCTACTGGCTGGGCCAGCAGGGCCGGATCACCCAGCCGATGTATCTCGCCGAGGGCGCGGAACGCTACGAGGCGGTGCCCTGGGAGCGGGCCTTCGAACTGGTCGCCGACGAGTTGCAGGCGCTGGACAGCCCCGACGAGGCCGTCTTCTACACCTCGGGCCGCACCAGCAACGAGGCCGCCTTCCTCTTCCAGCTCTTCGCCCGGGAGTTCGGCACCAACAACCTGCCGGACTGCTCCAACATGTGCCACGAGTCCTCGGGCTCCGCGCTGATCCAGACGCTGGGCGTCGGCAAGGGCAGCGTGCTGCTCGACGACCTCTACCAGGCCGAGCTGATCATCGTCGCCGGGCAGAACCCGGGCACCAACCACCCGCGGATGCTGTCGGCACTGGAGAAGGCCAAGCGCGGCGGCGCGACGATCGTCACCGTCAACCCGCTGCCGGAAGCGGGACTCGAAAGATTCCGCAACCCGCAGAACGCCGCGGGCCTGGTCGGTGCCGGCACCGTGCTGACCGACCTGTTCCTGCCGGTCAGGCTCGGCGGCGACCAGGCGCTCTTCCGGGCCCTCGGCCGGCTGCTCATCGAAGCCGGCGCCGTGGACCGGGAGTTCATAGCCGAGCACACCCACGGCTTCGCCGACTACGAAGCTGCGGCCCTGGCGACCGACTGGACCGAGGTGCTGCGCGCCACCGGCCTGGACCGGGCCGAGATCGACAAGCTGTTCGCGCTGGCCCGCGACGCGAAGAGCATCGTCGTGTGCTGGGCGATGGGCCTGACCCAGCACAAGCACGCGGTGCCCACCATCCGCGAGGTCGTCAACTTCCTGCTGCTGGGCGGCAACGTCGGCCGCCCCGGCGCCGGAGTGTGCCCGGTGCGCGGCCACAGCAACGTGCAGGGCGACCGCACCATGGGCATCTTCGAACGGCCCGCACCGGCCTTCCTCGACGCCCTGTCCAAAGAGTTCGGCTTCGAACCGCCCCGGCAGCACGGCTTCGACGTCGTGCGGGCGATCCGGGCACTGCGGGACGGCGACGCCAAGGTCTTCTTCGCCATGGGCGGCAACTTCGTCGCCGCCTCCCCCGACACCGCGGTGACCGAGGCCGCCATGCGCCGCGCCCGCCTCACCGTCCACGTGTCGACCAAGCTGAACCGCTCGCACGTGGTGACCGGCGCCCGCGCGCTGATCCTGCCGACGCTGGGGCGTACCGAGAAGGACCGGCAGGCCGGCGGCGAGCAGTTCGTCAGCGTCGAGGACTCCATGGGCATGGTGCACGCCTCGCACGGCGGCCTGGCGCCCGCCTCCCCGCACCTGCTCTCCGAGCCGGCCATCGTCTCCCGGCTGGCCCGGGCGGTGTTCGGGGACCGCAGCAACGTGCCGTGGGCGGACTTCGAGGCCGACTACGACCTCATAAGGGACCGCGTCTCGCGCGTCGTCCCCGGCTTCGACGACTTCAACGCCAAGGTGCGCCGCCCCGGCGGCTTCACCCTTCCGCACGCCCCGCGTGACTCGCGCACCTTCCCCACCGCCACCGGCAAGGCCAACTTCACCGCCGCGCCGCTGGAGTACCCCGAGGTGCCCGAAGGGCGGCTGCTGCTCCAGACGCTGCGGTCGCACGACCAGTACAACACCACGATCTACGGCCTGGACGACCGCTACCGCGGCATAAAGGGCGGCCGCCGGGCGGTCCTGGTGCACCCCGACGACGCGGCCGCCGCGGGCCTGGCCGACGGCGAACTCGCCGACCTGGTCAGCGAGTGGACCGACGGCAGCGAGCGCCGGGCCGACGGCTTCCGGGTGGTGCACTACCCCACCCCGCGAGGCTGCGCGGCCGCCTACTACCCGGAGACCAACGTCCTCGTCCCGCTGGACCACACCGCCGACACCAGCAACACGCCCGCGTCGAAGTCCGTCGTCATCCGGCTGGAACGACCCGACCCGGCCCGCGGCTGA